In a genomic window of Pseudomonas mohnii:
- a CDS encoding GMC family oxidoreductase, whose protein sequence is MPVPDPFREGMARGWKTYNGSQLTQDLTLEADVAIIGSGAGGGTTAEILSAAGYKVLLIEEGPLKTSSDFKLLEDQAYASLYQEGIGRMSKDGAITILQGRAVGGTTLINWTSSFRTPEPTLEHWAREHNVKGHSPAEMAPWFEKMEQRLGVAPWRVPPNANNDVIRKGCEKLGYSWHVIPRNVRGCWNLGYCGMGCPTNAKQSMMVTTIPATLEKGGELLFLARAEKLILAGDKVTGLQCVAMDERCVEPTGRRITVKARHYVLAGGGINSPALLLRSDAPDPHKRLGKRTFLHVVNMSAGLFDEVINPFYGAPQSIYSDYFQWLDGTTGRMAYKLEVPPLHPALASTLLGGFGQENAQHMANLPHTHAMLALLRDGFHPDSTGGAVELRGDGTPVLDYPMTPYVWEGLRRAFHSMAEIQFAGGAKAVMPMHADARYVKTLGEARTLIDGLSLELYRTRLGSAHVMGGCAMGEDPKTAVTDSLGRHHQLANLSIHDGSLFPTSIGANPQLSVYGLTAQLATSLAERLKNS, encoded by the coding sequence ATGCCCGTACCCGATCCGTTCCGCGAAGGCATGGCCCGTGGCTGGAAAACCTACAACGGCTCACAACTGACCCAGGACCTGACCCTCGAAGCGGATGTGGCGATCATTGGCAGTGGCGCCGGCGGTGGAACCACGGCCGAAATCCTCAGCGCAGCCGGTTACAAAGTACTGCTGATTGAGGAGGGTCCACTCAAGACCAGCAGCGACTTCAAGCTGCTTGAAGACCAGGCCTACGCCAGCCTCTATCAGGAAGGCATCGGCCGCATGAGCAAGGACGGTGCGATCACCATCCTCCAGGGCCGCGCGGTGGGCGGGACCACGCTAATCAATTGGACCTCCAGCTTCCGCACCCCGGAACCGACCCTGGAACACTGGGCCAGGGAGCACAACGTCAAGGGCCACTCGCCGGCTGAAATGGCGCCGTGGTTCGAGAAAATGGAACAGCGTCTGGGGGTCGCCCCGTGGAGGGTTCCGCCCAACGCCAACAACGACGTGATCCGCAAAGGCTGCGAAAAGCTCGGATACAGCTGGCACGTGATCCCGCGCAACGTGCGCGGCTGCTGGAACCTCGGCTACTGCGGCATGGGCTGCCCGACCAACGCCAAGCAATCGATGATGGTCACGACCATTCCCGCCACGCTGGAAAAGGGTGGCGAATTGCTGTTCCTGGCCCGCGCTGAAAAGCTCATTCTGGCGGGCGACAAGGTCACGGGCCTGCAATGCGTGGCGATGGACGAGCGCTGCGTCGAACCCACAGGGCGCCGCATCACGGTCAAGGCGCGGCATTACGTACTGGCGGGCGGCGGAATCAACAGCCCGGCGCTGTTGCTGCGTTCCGACGCGCCTGATCCGCACAAACGGCTGGGCAAACGGACTTTCCTGCATGTGGTGAACATGTCCGCCGGGCTGTTTGATGAAGTGATCAATCCGTTTTACGGGGCACCCCAGTCGATTTATTCAGACTATTTCCAATGGCTGGACGGCACCACGGGCAGAATGGCCTACAAACTGGAAGTCCCGCCACTGCACCCCGCATTGGCAAGCACGCTGCTCGGCGGTTTTGGCCAGGAAAACGCACAGCACATGGCCAACCTTCCCCATACTCACGCCATGCTCGCGTTGCTGCGGGACGGTTTTCACCCGGACAGCACCGGCGGCGCCGTCGAGTTGCGCGGTGATGGCACGCCGGTGCTCGATTACCCGATGACGCCTTATGTATGGGAAGGCTTGCGCCGTGCGTTCCACAGCATGGCCGAGATTCAGTTCGCCGGTGGCGCCAAGGCGGTGATGCCAATGCACGCCGATGCCCGTTATGTGAAAACCCTGGGCGAAGCGCGCACGCTGATCGATGGCTTGAGCCTGGAGCTGTACCGCACCCGGCTGGGCAGCGCCCATGTAATGGGCGGCTGTGCCATGGGCGAAGACCCGAAAACCGCCGTGACCGACAGCCTCGGTCGACATCATCAGCTGGCCAATCTGTCGATACACGACGGCTCGCTGTTCCCCACCAGCATTGGCGCAAATCCGCAGTTGTCGGTCTACGGGCTGACCGCGCAACTGGCGACTTCCCTGGCCGAACGTTTGAAAAACTCATGA
- a CDS encoding twin-arginine translocation pathway signal protein produces the protein MSPSLSDTPALSRRGLLKFSLGASAFLATAGLGASLSGCSSSIPASGFSSLRGGDLLFLRALVPVMLDGAVAVEGMSDAVEGTLKSLDYNLDHLSPEMLKLTRQLFDVLGMAVTRGPLTGIWGSWENASGAEIRHFLDRWENSALGLLRMGHNSLLQLVMMAWYGRKESWAHCGYPGPPTV, from the coding sequence ATGAGCCCAAGCCTGTCCGATACACCCGCGCTGTCACGGCGCGGCCTGCTCAAGTTCAGCCTCGGCGCCAGCGCCTTTCTTGCCACGGCCGGGTTGGGAGCCAGCCTGAGCGGGTGCTCGTCGAGCATCCCGGCCAGCGGGTTTTCGTCTTTGCGCGGTGGCGACCTGCTGTTTCTGCGGGCACTGGTGCCGGTCATGCTCGATGGCGCCGTGGCCGTCGAAGGTATGTCCGACGCCGTCGAAGGCACCCTGAAAAGCCTGGATTACAACCTTGATCACCTGTCGCCGGAAATGCTCAAGCTGACCCGGCAACTGTTCGACGTGCTGGGCATGGCCGTGACCCGTGGGCCACTGACCGGCATCTGGGGCAGTTGGGAGAACGCCAGCGGCGCTGAGATCCGGCATTTCCTCGATCGCTGGGAGAACAGCGCCTTGGGCCTGTTGCGCATGGGTCACAACTCGTTACTGCAACTGGTGATGATGGCCTGGTACGGCCGCAAGGAATCGTGGGCTCATTGCGGGTATCCAGGGCCGCCAACGGTTTGA